Proteins from a single region of Pseudomonas fulva:
- a CDS encoding DUF488 domain-containing protein → MICCKRVYEPREESDGYRVLVDRLWPRGLSRERLQYDEWLREVAPSTELRREFAHRAEAFEMFSEGYRRELAAHPEYWQGLLARAAAGTLTLLYAARDRERNNARVLQEFLEDELDRRGTSSSPVCYAGEL, encoded by the coding sequence ATGATTTGCTGCAAGCGGGTGTATGAACCGCGTGAGGAGAGTGATGGCTATCGAGTGCTGGTCGATCGGCTATGGCCGAGGGGCTTAAGCAGGGAGCGACTGCAGTATGACGAGTGGTTGCGCGAGGTGGCGCCATCGACCGAGCTGCGCCGCGAGTTCGCCCATCGGGCCGAGGCGTTCGAGATGTTCAGCGAGGGTTACCGCCGCGAGCTGGCAGCACACCCGGAGTATTGGCAGGGTCTGCTGGCACGCGCCGCAGCAGGCACGCTGACGCTGCTGTACGCCGCCCGCGACAGGGAGCGCAACAATGCCCGCGTGCTGCAGGAGTTTCTCGAGGATGAACTGGATCGACGGGGCACGAGCAGCTCGCCGGTCTGTTACGCCGGCGAGCTGTAG
- a CDS encoding DUF1289 domain-containing protein, with product MQTLERPVASPCVHVCALDEEDICIGCQRNVDEITRWSRMANDERRQVLQLCHERARDKGILL from the coding sequence ATGCAGACCCTCGAACGTCCGGTCGCCTCGCCCTGCGTGCACGTCTGTGCGCTGGACGAGGAGGACATCTGCATCGGTTGCCAGCGCAATGTCGACGAGATCACCCGCTGGAGCCGCATGGCAAACGACGAGCGCCGTCAGGTGCTGCAGCTGTGCCACGAGCGGGCCCGCGACAAGGGCATCCTGCTCTAA
- a CDS encoding COG3650 family protein: protein MHISRKLLVFTLLPLFASCAVYTGKPVDAEKAQTRLQGELTRENGQLWLKPCEDPRRFAITEGSTTITQDASELLGDGHSALFADLRGVMGSTPISGADGAMQVGRVYRLQPEGHGCDDPNFKRTLVRAAGQEPFWSVTVSNQGMVLSGPDREPLALPYMEEQLPEGRINLTSEANGERVELWLAPQRCVDSMSGAVQHMSAQLRLNGKPMRGCAAFGGARND from the coding sequence ATGCACATCAGCCGTAAACTCCTAGTGTTCACCCTGCTGCCCCTGTTCGCCAGTTGCGCGGTGTATACGGGCAAACCCGTGGACGCGGAAAAAGCCCAGACCCGCCTGCAGGGCGAACTGACCCGCGAGAATGGCCAGCTGTGGCTCAAGCCCTGCGAAGACCCACGGCGCTTCGCGATCACCGAGGGCAGCACCACCATCACCCAGGATGCCAGCGAACTGCTGGGCGATGGCCACTCGGCGCTGTTCGCCGATCTGCGTGGGGTCATGGGCTCGACCCCGATCAGCGGCGCCGACGGCGCAATGCAGGTCGGCCGGGTATACCGCCTGCAACCCGAAGGCCACGGCTGCGACGACCCCAATTTCAAACGCACGCTGGTTCGCGCTGCCGGCCAGGAGCCGTTCTGGAGCGTCACGGTGAGCAATCAGGGCATGGTGCTCAGCGGGCCCGACCGTGAACCGCTGGCATTGCCCTATATGGAAGAGCAACTGCCCGAGGGCCGTATCAACCTGACCAGCGAAGCCAACGGCGAACGCGTGGAGCTGTGGCTGGCGCCACAGCGTTGCGTGGACAGCATGAGCGGTGCAGTACAGCACATGAGCGCCCAGCTGCGCCTCAATGGCAAGCCGATGCGCGGCTGCGCGGCGTTCGGTGGCGCGCGCAACGACTGA